From Novosphingobium decolorationis, one genomic window encodes:
- a CDS encoding phage capsid protein → MSVENTQQLKYQNNLEMELQLQTSPLEAAVTVQSDASASKIKIKDLVGNGEPQEDDEREGTTKWQRTTFDGVWIPKPNELYYAEIIENADQLQTAIGLQGAATKNGSGVVNRAKTRRILEGFYGNRISGKEGTTVNAFPAGSYIDVDTGAAAAAKMNTAKLRGANKFLTQNYVPDEAERYMVLTADDNDALLTEVPATSADFTAAYQGVFNKGKIMSMLGWNFIHLELDNPLLKTVPDLATDGNGYRLNPFWVKPGLVLNFWQALRAEVGKLPERRFMPGVLAGTTCAASRTQEGMTGIIRNVKG, encoded by the coding sequence ATGTCTGTCGAAAATACACAGCAGCTGAAGTACCAGAACAACCTCGAGATGGAGCTGCAGCTGCAGACCTCTCCGCTCGAAGCGGCCGTCACGGTCCAGAGCGATGCAAGTGCCAGCAAGATCAAGATCAAGGATCTGGTCGGCAATGGCGAACCGCAGGAAGACGACGAGCGTGAAGGCACGACCAAGTGGCAGCGCACGACGTTCGACGGCGTCTGGATCCCCAAGCCGAACGAGCTTTACTACGCCGAGATCATCGAGAACGCCGATCAGCTGCAGACCGCGATCGGCCTGCAGGGCGCGGCGACGAAGAACGGCAGCGGTGTCGTCAACCGCGCCAAGACCCGCCGCATCCTGGAAGGTTTCTACGGGAACCGGATCAGCGGCAAGGAAGGCACCACGGTCAATGCCTTTCCGGCGGGCAGCTACATCGACGTGGACACCGGCGCGGCCGCAGCTGCGAAGATGAACACGGCCAAGCTGCGCGGCGCAAACAAGTTCCTGACGCAGAACTACGTGCCCGACGAGGCCGAGCGCTACATGGTACTGACGGCCGACGACAACGACGCACTGCTGACCGAGGTGCCCGCGACGAGCGCCGACTTCACGGCGGCGTACCAGGGCGTGTTCAACAAGGGCAAGATCATGTCCATGCTGGGCTGGAATTTCATCCACCTCGAGCTCGACAATCCGCTGCTCAAGACGGTCCCGGATCTGGCAACCGATGGCAATGGCTACCGCCTCAACCCGTTCTGGGTGAAGCCCGGGCTGGTGCTGAACTTCTGGCAGGCACTGCGTGCCGAGGTCGGCAAGCTGCCCGAACGCCGCTTCATGCCCGGTGTCCTTGCCGGCACGACCTGCGCGGCTTCGCGCACGCAGGAAGGCATGACGGGCATCATCCGCAACGTGAAGGGCTGA
- a CDS encoding portal protein — protein sequence MDDRIQDEDLVKADLRDHERLKSLRAPWESVWREVDDRFPSGAAGGFSHGSPGSLRNERNYDPTHITANKRFAAAGVAITTPEEKDYIRIRFVDDDLMAQRGVKVWCERASRRMYGMRHAARTGFGTSANEDWKQLGRYGTSPVFVDGKPGRGFSYRTLHLAQVYIDVDYAGIVNRVHRCYKRTVAQIAEEFGRDALTPKMRKALETPGNEHTEFEILHIVAPNTEWDTEKLDWRRMPIASRYLVADEKIYLRRSGFHSMPIAVSRHLTEAEDIYGTSPAIDVMPTIKGVNAMKRTTLRAGHKAVDPALLFNNDNGINRLISRAGGMNPGMVDDMGRAMVQRVPGGENGIPYAMELIEQEREVIRTEFLEEFYKILTDPNSRMTTTEVLEVMSKQGILVRPFASQYQTEKQFPVSQRELDLAIRHGQLEPFPPEVLEAGAWPIVEYENMLAKMARAESTASTLRYVQALPVLAEFDPRVRHRVDADAIAVGMADEMGVKPSYLRSDEDVAKLLAAEQEQQAGAMQLQQLSEASGATLNLAKANQITEAA from the coding sequence ATGGACGATCGAATTCAGGACGAGGACCTGGTCAAGGCGGACCTGCGCGACCATGAGCGCCTCAAATCCCTGCGCGCGCCCTGGGAGAGCGTCTGGCGCGAGGTGGATGATCGCTTTCCGAGCGGGGCTGCGGGTGGGTTTTCCCATGGTTCGCCCGGATCGCTGCGCAATGAGCGCAATTACGATCCGACGCATATTACGGCGAACAAGCGTTTTGCCGCTGCCGGCGTTGCGATCACGACGCCCGAGGAGAAGGATTATATCCGGATTCGCTTCGTGGATGATGACCTGATGGCGCAGCGGGGCGTGAAGGTCTGGTGCGAACGTGCGAGCCGGCGCATGTACGGGATGCGCCATGCCGCGAGGACCGGCTTTGGCACTTCGGCAAACGAGGACTGGAAGCAGCTGGGCCGTTACGGGACCTCTCCCGTGTTCGTGGATGGAAAGCCTGGGCGTGGTTTCAGTTATCGCACGCTGCACCTGGCGCAGGTCTATATCGACGTCGACTATGCCGGGATCGTGAACCGGGTGCATCGCTGCTACAAGCGGACCGTTGCCCAGATCGCCGAGGAATTCGGGCGCGATGCCCTGACGCCCAAGATGCGCAAGGCGCTGGAGACGCCCGGTAACGAACATACCGAATTCGAGATCCTGCACATCGTTGCGCCCAATACCGAATGGGACACCGAGAAACTCGACTGGCGGCGCATGCCGATCGCATCTCGCTACCTGGTGGCGGACGAGAAGATCTACCTCAGGCGCAGCGGTTTTCATTCCATGCCGATCGCGGTTTCACGCCATCTGACCGAGGCCGAGGATATCTACGGCACTTCGCCCGCGATTGACGTCATGCCCACGATCAAGGGCGTGAACGCGATGAAGCGCACGACGTTGCGCGCGGGGCACAAGGCGGTGGATCCCGCGCTGCTGTTCAACAACGACAACGGCATCAACCGTCTGATTTCCAGAGCTGGGGGCATGAATCCGGGCATGGTCGACGACATGGGGCGCGCGATGGTGCAGCGCGTGCCGGGTGGCGAGAACGGCATCCCTTACGCCATGGAATTGATCGAGCAAGAGAGGGAGGTGATCCGAACCGAGTTCCTGGAGGAATTCTACAAGATCCTGACCGATCCCAATTCGCGCATGACCACGACCGAAGTGCTGGAGGTGATGAGCAAGCAGGGGATCCTGGTGCGTCCATTCGCCAGCCAGTACCAGACCGAAAAACAGTTTCCCGTTTCGCAGCGCGAGCTGGATCTGGCGATCCGGCACGGCCAGCTGGAGCCGTTCCCGCCCGAGGTGCTGGAGGCAGGTGCCTGGCCGATCGTGGAATACGAGAACATGCTGGCGAAGATGGCGCGTGCGGAAAGCACGGCTTCGACGCTGCGCTACGTCCAGGCCTTGCCGGTACTGGCCGAATTCGATCCGCGTGTGCGGCACCGCGTGGATGCGGACGCGATCGCGGTGGGCATGGCCGATGAGATGGGCGTGAAACCCAGCTATCTGCGCAGCGATGAGGACGTGGCGAAGCTGCTGGCGGCCGAGCAGGAACAGCAGGCAGGTGCGATGCAGCTGCAGCAGCTGAGCGAGGCGTCCGGCGCCACGCTGAACCTGGCGAAGGCCAACCAGATTACCGAGGCCGCGTAA
- a CDS encoding ArdC family protein → MAKIDTYQQVTDRIVAALEEGTRPWQKQWVNGGAIMDPRRSNGERYRGINVLLLWMSAAERGFSGRSWFTFKQALDLGANVRKGEKGTQIVFFKKLDIKEQNDAGEDVSRLVPMLKTYTVFNADQIENLPDQFRTAPVQIVGGKDRDEACEAALRSSGADIRETDHAQAYYAPGADFVNMPRFELFTSTSGFLATLAHELCHWTGHTNRLDRAQLNEFGSKDYAFEELVAEIGAAMVGARLGIFGEHIDNHAAYVESWLKALRNDKRMIFKAATMAQAAADMVLANAGELEAFELEEEPETIEQPEQLVLFA, encoded by the coding sequence ATGGCCAAGATCGACACATACCAGCAGGTCACCGACCGGATCGTTGCCGCCCTCGAGGAGGGCACGCGCCCCTGGCAAAAGCAGTGGGTCAACGGCGGCGCCATCATGGATCCGCGCCGCTCCAACGGCGAACGCTATCGCGGGATCAACGTCCTCCTGCTCTGGATGAGCGCAGCCGAACGCGGCTTTTCCGGCCGCAGCTGGTTTACATTCAAGCAGGCGCTCGACCTTGGCGCCAACGTCCGCAAGGGCGAAAAGGGCACGCAGATCGTCTTCTTCAAGAAGCTCGACATCAAGGAACAGAACGATGCCGGCGAGGACGTCTCGCGCTTGGTCCCCATGCTCAAGACCTATACCGTCTTCAACGCCGACCAGATCGAGAACCTGCCCGATCAGTTCCGCACTGCCCCTGTCCAGATCGTTGGCGGCAAGGACCGAGACGAGGCGTGTGAGGCCGCCCTGCGCAGCTCCGGCGCCGACATTCGCGAAACCGACCACGCCCAGGCCTATTACGCCCCTGGCGCCGATTTCGTGAACATGCCCCGCTTCGAACTGTTCACCTCGACCAGCGGCTTCCTCGCCACCCTGGCACATGAGCTTTGCCACTGGACGGGCCACACAAACCGCCTCGATCGCGCCCAGCTCAATGAGTTCGGCTCGAAGGACTACGCGTTCGAGGAACTGGTCGCCGAAATCGGCGCGGCCATGGTCGGCGCGCGCCTGGGCATCTTTGGCGAACACATCGACAACCACGCCGCCTACGTGGAAAGCTGGCTCAAGGCCCTTCGCAACGACAAGCGCATGATCTTCAAGGCGGCCACCATGGCCCAGGCCGCGGCTGATATGGTCCTGGCCAACGCGGGCGAGCTCGAGGCATTCGAGCTCGAGGAGGAACCCGAAACGATCGAACAGCCGGAGCAGCTGGTCCTCTTCGCCTGA
- a CDS encoding DUF7146 domain-containing protein, translating to MAVYSVGEIAEKINAQAREIAPDLLPNGRFSPCRTKWMFSGIPDTGKSESAWVHLSGAKIGKWFDMGNAAPGEDKGDILDLLQLKLGLADKRAAIEEAKQRLGLVDDWKPGKPAKLPPEELQRRADEARARAEAREAEAEKERAAKARGAKALYLRGDPIVGSWAERYLMGRGIEAGAKWPGVLRFHSEVYLREEGCKVPAMLAAVYRADGVQIGTHRTFLANEGGRIVKARVDRPKRVLGSVWGGFIPISKGSSGKSMRDMPEGEPVYVTEGIEDALVVRMMMPGARIVAAYSLGNVGAIVLPAAARRLVIVCDRDSNAKAQEQLERSIAQQQARGLDVQLVMPPDEWGGVPIKDINDWWLALKAQGERARQSGDTRGVA from the coding sequence ATGGCGGTCTATTCCGTTGGCGAGATCGCCGAGAAGATCAACGCGCAGGCGCGGGAGATCGCGCCGGACCTGCTGCCCAACGGCCGCTTTTCGCCGTGCCGCACCAAATGGATGTTCTCCGGGATCCCGGACACTGGCAAGAGCGAAAGCGCCTGGGTGCATCTGAGCGGCGCCAAGATCGGCAAGTGGTTCGACATGGGCAACGCGGCGCCCGGCGAGGACAAGGGCGATATCCTGGACCTGCTGCAGCTGAAGCTGGGGCTGGCGGACAAGCGCGCGGCGATCGAGGAAGCGAAACAGCGCCTGGGCCTGGTGGACGACTGGAAGCCGGGCAAGCCGGCGAAGCTGCCACCCGAAGAGCTGCAGCGCCGGGCCGACGAGGCCCGCGCCCGCGCCGAGGCGCGCGAAGCCGAAGCGGAGAAGGAACGCGCGGCGAAGGCGCGGGGGGCCAAGGCCCTGTACCTTCGCGGCGACCCGATCGTCGGGAGCTGGGCCGAGCGGTACCTGATGGGGCGCGGCATCGAGGCCGGGGCGAAGTGGCCGGGCGTGCTGCGGTTTCATTCCGAAGTCTATCTGCGTGAGGAGGGCTGCAAGGTGCCGGCAATGCTGGCGGCGGTCTATCGCGCGGATGGGGTGCAGATCGGCACGCACCGCACGTTTCTGGCGAACGAGGGCGGGCGCATCGTGAAGGCGCGGGTGGACCGGCCCAAGCGTGTGCTGGGCAGCGTTTGGGGCGGCTTCATCCCGATTTCCAAGGGATCGAGCGGCAAGTCCATGCGCGACATGCCCGAGGGTGAGCCCGTCTACGTGACCGAAGGGATCGAGGACGCGCTGGTGGTGCGCATGATGATGCCGGGGGCGCGGATCGTGGCGGCCTATTCGCTGGGCAACGTGGGCGCGATCGTCCTGCCGGCGGCCGCGCGGCGCCTGGTGATCGTGTGCGACCGCGACAGCAACGCAAAGGCACAGGAGCAGCTGGAACGTTCCATCGCGCAGCAGCAGGCGCGCGGGTTGGACGTGCAGCTGGTGATGCCGCCCGACGAATGGGGCGGCGTGCCGATCAAGGACATCAACGACTGGTGGCTGGCGCTGAAGGCCCAGGGCGAACGCGCCCGCCAGTCCGGGGACACGAGGGGGGTGGCATGA
- a CDS encoding helix-turn-helix domain-containing protein — MTQSPKLHPLRKWRKAKGWTLEQCANAVGTSRHVWSDWERGRRRPNNNFMPKVRELTGGEVSADDFFPSFGAAA; from the coding sequence ATGACACAGTCTCCGAAACTCCATCCTCTGAGGAAGTGGCGGAAAGCCAAGGGCTGGACCCTTGAGCAGTGCGCGAACGCGGTCGGCACTTCCCGCCATGTCTGGTCAGACTGGGAGCGTGGGCGGCGTCGGCCGAACAACAATTTCATGCCCAAGGTGCGTGAACTGACGGGTGGGGAAGTCTCTGCTGACGATTTTTTCCCCAGCTTTGGGGCGGCCGCCTGA
- a CDS encoding helix-turn-helix domain-containing protein, which yields MDEAPNRIRELRMQAAPKLSQEALGNLIGVSKVTISDLERGNMMLTVDYMRRIARALGVLPADLLNQADNPGGLSVDERSFIERLRSATPEQRDQLLRVADVIAPNEAKSPEERKRA from the coding sequence ATGGACGAGGCACCCAACCGTATCCGCGAACTTCGCATGCAGGCAGCCCCCAAGCTTTCCCAAGAAGCACTCGGAAACCTCATCGGCGTAAGCAAGGTCACCATCAGCGACCTTGAACGCGGGAACATGATGCTAACCGTCGACTACATGCGTCGCATTGCCCGAGCACTGGGAGTACTTCCGGCCGATCTGCTGAACCAAGCGGATAATCCAGGCGGTCTTTCTGTAGACGAGCGGAGTTTCATCGAAAGGCTACGCTCTGCCACGCCTGAACAACGCGACCAACTTTTACGTGTCGCAGACGTTATCGCGCCCAACGAAGCCAAGTCTCCCGAAGAGCGCAAGCGCGCATGA
- a CDS encoding DUF2312 domain-containing protein: MGGAGHNSGAGNGNADDRLRLLIERIERLEEEKKGIADDIRDVYNEAKAVGYDVRMMREIVRLRKMKPDDRRERDMVLETYRSALGLD; the protein is encoded by the coding sequence ATGGGCGGCGCGGGCCATAACAGCGGCGCCGGCAACGGCAATGCCGACGATCGCCTGCGCCTCCTCATCGAACGCATTGAGCGGCTCGAGGAGGAAAAGAAGGGCATCGCCGACGATATCCGCGACGTCTACAACGAAGCAAAGGCGGTCGGCTACGATGTCAGGATGATGCGCGAGATCGTGCGCCTTCGCAAAATGAAGCCCGACGATCGCCGCGAACGCGACATGGTCCTGGAAACCTACCGCAGCGCCCTGGGGCTCGATTGA
- a CDS encoding BRO family protein — protein MSALLAYQFDEEPVRIIVRDGEPWFVASDIAQALGYRDAPTMARNLDEDEKGTHNVCTLGGEQQMLIVSESGMYAAVLKSRRDEARRFRKWVTAEVLPALRRTGRYQLTELEPAPPQATDLDPPRMLAGVSVVREARRLYGPAAARSLWAQVGLPPVIADSEAVFDTDPLAAPLQAALQGKMQITIAEAADAMGIRDLDWTTRHRIGRLLHLWGWSAKNEKVAKHRTARVFRRPESREGLA, from the coding sequence ATGTCTGCACTTCTCGCCTATCAGTTCGACGAAGAGCCCGTCCGCATCATTGTGCGCGACGGTGAACCTTGGTTCGTCGCCAGCGATATTGCCCAAGCACTGGGCTATCGCGATGCCCCAACGATGGCACGCAATCTCGATGAAGATGAAAAGGGTACACACAATGTGTGTACCCTTGGTGGCGAACAGCAAATGCTCATCGTTTCCGAAAGCGGCATGTATGCCGCTGTTCTCAAGTCCCGACGCGACGAGGCCCGCCGCTTCCGCAAATGGGTGACGGCCGAGGTCCTACCCGCCCTGCGCCGCACCGGCCGCTATCAGCTCACCGAGCTCGAGCCCGCACCGCCCCAGGCGACAGACCTCGATCCCCCGCGCATGCTCGCGGGTGTGTCCGTGGTGCGCGAGGCGCGCCGCCTCTATGGCCCTGCCGCCGCCCGCTCGCTCTGGGCGCAGGTCGGCCTGCCGCCCGTGATCGCGGACAGCGAAGCGGTCTTCGATACCGACCCTTTGGCCGCTCCCCTGCAGGCCGCCCTGCAGGGGAAGATGCAGATCACCATCGCCGAAGCGGCAGACGCCATGGGCATCCGCGATCTGGACTGGACAACCCGCCACCGCATCGGACGCCTGCTTCACCTCTGGGGCTGGAGCGCGAAGAACGAAAAGGTGGCAAAGCACCGCACCGCCCGCGTCTTCCGTCGCCCGGAAAGCCGGGAGGGCCTGGCATGA
- a CDS encoding tyrosine-type recombinase/integrase — protein MAQIKIPGLVGKTNKGGFTSWYWQPSKTLKDAGWRPIAFGQDLQRAMIGAQQRNAEVQEWKLGGKRPSGIRRKDPAGTFGALIQRYRREVLEGTNPDGSPRLAPATVKSYNSALTRLEEWAGKHPVAFITPARVKALKDAVARPVAKGGLGHAPAHALLKTLRIVMGFAERCDIIPRGSNPATAFDLGAPPSRKAVWSTEDDKAFDMAAYELGLPSMALARELALYTAQRAGDLIRFTEGQLVEMEIHELVLRQRLADAQDKVWGWVFSQRKTSTTDFDVMMEIPLEPTLLARVQDVIRTNRARDRAAGRMGHVHVLVSDEDGLPFAERRFIRTWKRILKKASEMTGRPQMLDLHWHDLRRTRVVRLRRRGMPKEMIAAITGHSLASINMMLKVYGPIDPTITAAAIASSLDEPLQGSPTKELSEKRA, from the coding sequence ATGGCCCAGATCAAGATCCCCGGCCTGGTCGGCAAAACCAACAAGGGCGGCTTCACCAGCTGGTATTGGCAACCCAGCAAGACCCTGAAGGACGCAGGCTGGCGCCCCATCGCCTTCGGCCAGGACCTGCAGCGCGCCATGATCGGCGCACAGCAGCGCAACGCCGAAGTCCAGGAATGGAAACTGGGAGGTAAGCGCCCCTCGGGCATCCGCCGCAAGGACCCGGCCGGCACCTTCGGGGCGCTGATCCAGCGCTACCGGCGCGAAGTTCTGGAAGGCACGAACCCTGACGGCAGCCCCCGCCTCGCGCCCGCCACGGTCAAGAGCTACAACTCGGCCCTCACACGGCTCGAGGAATGGGCAGGCAAGCATCCCGTTGCCTTCATCACCCCGGCACGCGTGAAGGCGCTCAAGGATGCCGTGGCCCGCCCCGTGGCAAAAGGCGGCCTGGGCCACGCGCCAGCCCACGCCCTGCTAAAGACCTTGCGGATCGTCATGGGCTTCGCGGAACGCTGCGATATCATTCCCCGCGGCTCCAACCCGGCCACCGCGTTTGATCTGGGCGCGCCGCCGTCACGCAAGGCGGTCTGGTCAACTGAGGATGACAAGGCTTTCGACATGGCCGCCTACGAACTTGGCCTCCCCTCGATGGCCCTGGCGCGCGAACTCGCGCTCTACACCGCCCAGCGCGCGGGCGACCTGATCCGCTTCACCGAAGGGCAACTGGTGGAAATGGAGATCCACGAGCTCGTCCTGCGTCAGCGTCTCGCCGATGCGCAGGACAAGGTCTGGGGCTGGGTGTTCAGCCAGCGCAAAACCAGCACCACGGATTTCGACGTGATGATGGAGATCCCGCTAGAGCCCACCCTCCTCGCGCGCGTCCAGGACGTGATCCGAACCAACCGCGCCCGCGATCGCGCCGCAGGTCGCATGGGGCATGTGCACGTCCTGGTCAGTGATGAAGACGGCCTACCTTTCGCCGAACGTCGCTTCATCCGCACCTGGAAGCGCATCCTCAAGAAGGCGTCCGAAATGACAGGCCGCCCCCAGATGCTCGATCTGCACTGGCATGACCTGCGCCGCACCCGCGTCGTCCGCCTGCGCCGCCGCGGCATGCCGAAGGAAATGATCGCCGCGATCACCGGCCACAGCCTCGCCAGCATCAACATGATGCTGAAAGTCTACGGCCCGATCGACCCCACCATCACCGCCGCCGCAATCGCCAGCAGCCTGGACGAGCCTCTGCAAGGCTCACCTACCAAAGAACTCAGTGAAAAGCGGGCATGA
- a CDS encoding 5-formyltetrahydrofolate cyclo-ligase yields the protein MVPPPSLTDAKALLRRKFRAARAEHVASLPENLRALILNRPPAPVSDMIPEGASVGLYYPLGPEAPSLGWARWFAENDRRVALPRFAARSAAMEFREWANPFDDDALEEGPYRMHQPTGTAAFAAPDIVVVPLIAFTQDGHRLGQGGGHYDRWLAANPGTKAIGLAWDCQLADELPVEAHDQPLSAVVTPTRIYHGVG from the coding sequence ATGGTACCCCCTCCCAGCCTGACCGATGCGAAGGCCCTCCTGCGCAGGAAATTCCGAGCAGCGCGCGCCGAACACGTGGCCAGCCTGCCCGAGAACCTGCGCGCACTGATTCTCAATCGCCCCCCGGCTCCGGTCAGCGACATGATCCCGGAAGGGGCGAGCGTCGGCCTCTATTACCCACTTGGCCCCGAAGCGCCTTCGCTGGGGTGGGCGCGCTGGTTTGCCGAGAATGATCGCCGGGTCGCACTTCCCCGCTTTGCCGCGCGCAGCGCCGCCATGGAATTTCGCGAATGGGCCAACCCCTTCGACGACGACGCACTGGAAGAAGGGCCCTACCGCATGCACCAGCCGACCGGCACGGCTGCTTTTGCCGCCCCGGACATTGTCGTCGTGCCGCTGATCGCCTTCACCCAGGACGGACACCGCCTGGGCCAGGGGGGCGGACACTACGACCGCTGGCTCGCCGCCAATCCCGGGACAAAAGCCATTGGCCTTGCCTGGGACTGCCAGCTGGCTGACGAGCTGCCGGTTGAAGCGCACGACCAGCCGCTCAGCGCCGTGGTTACCCCGACGCGCATCTACCACGGGGTGGGCTGA
- a CDS encoding DUF2842 domain-containing protein, with protein MRETPTWRIPVGVLALCAALLVYAILIARYVHPVIADWHALLQLPVYIALGIVWIFPLKRYLAWMETGRWG; from the coding sequence ATGCGCGAGACCCCGACCTGGCGCATTCCCGTGGGCGTACTGGCGCTGTGCGCCGCCCTCCTTGTCTATGCGATCCTGATCGCGCGCTACGTGCACCCGGTGATCGCGGATTGGCACGCGCTGCTCCAGCTGCCGGTCTATATCGCGCTCGGCATTGTCTGGATCTTTCCGCTGAAGCGCTACCTCGCCTGGATGGAGACCGGCCGCTGGGGCTGA
- a CDS encoding Hsp70 family protein translates to MVDTARPTLGIDFGTTNSVMALASSETDGEMIRFAAPSGASSVFRSALCFWQEEGVRGGLAHEAGPWAIEEFLEFPQGSRFIQSFKSVAANPAFETAGIFEKRYRFEDMGKVFLDHLLAHAGDALRDLPERVVVGRPVRYVGARADAQLARTRYDAMFASIGREVHYVYEPVGAAFSFASRLSEPATLMVADFGGGTSDFSIVRVEAPGAAQRCTPLAAAGIGLAGDRFDYRIMDNLVLPQLGKGGTYRSFDKVLEIPPGHFTDFADWSRLAMMRNKRTLEQLGKLQQSATDPASIARMIAVIENELGFGLYEAVGALKRALSGEEHAALDFESDDLRIHAEVTRAEFESWIAPDLARIGETVDEALVRADLAPEQIDHVFLTGGSSLIPAVRRLFAQRFGEARLASGDELTSIAHGLAMIGQSGDLAQWAARDEV, encoded by the coding sequence ATGGTGGACACCGCGCGCCCGACCTTGGGCATCGACTTCGGGACGACCAATTCGGTCATGGCGCTGGCTAGCAGCGAGACCGACGGGGAGATGATCCGCTTTGCCGCGCCGTCGGGCGCAAGCTCGGTCTTCCGCTCGGCGCTGTGCTTTTGGCAGGAAGAGGGTGTGCGCGGTGGCCTCGCCCATGAGGCAGGCCCCTGGGCGATCGAAGAATTCCTCGAGTTTCCGCAAGGTTCGCGCTTCATCCAGTCTTTCAAGTCGGTCGCGGCCAACCCTGCGTTCGAGACTGCGGGCATCTTCGAGAAGCGCTACCGCTTCGAGGACATGGGCAAGGTCTTTCTCGATCACCTCCTGGCGCACGCGGGCGATGCTCTGCGGGATCTGCCCGAGCGCGTCGTGGTCGGGCGTCCGGTGCGCTATGTCGGCGCGCGCGCCGATGCGCAGCTGGCCCGCACGCGTTATGACGCGATGTTCGCAAGCATCGGGCGCGAGGTGCACTATGTCTACGAGCCCGTGGGGGCGGCCTTCAGCTTTGCCTCGCGCCTGAGCGAACCTGCAACGCTCATGGTGGCCGACTTCGGCGGCGGTACGAGCGACTTTTCCATCGTGCGGGTCGAGGCGCCAGGGGCGGCGCAGCGTTGCACGCCGCTTGCTGCGGCGGGTATCGGCCTGGCCGGGGACCGCTTCGACTATCGCATCATGGACAACCTTGTCCTGCCGCAGCTGGGCAAGGGCGGGACGTACCGCTCCTTCGACAAGGTTCTGGAGATCCCGCCGGGGCACTTCACCGACTTTGCCGACTGGTCGCGTCTGGCGATGATGCGCAACAAGCGTACGCTCGAGCAGCTGGGCAAGCTGCAGCAGAGCGCCACCGATCCGGCCTCGATTGCCCGTATGATCGCGGTGATCGAGAACGAACTTGGCTTCGGCCTCTACGAAGCGGTGGGCGCTCTGAAGCGCGCCCTGTCCGGAGAAGAGCACGCCGCGCTCGACTTCGAGAGCGACGACCTGCGTATCCACGCCGAAGTGACGCGCGCCGAATTCGAGAGCTGGATCGCGCCCGACCTTGCCCGTATTGGCGAGACGGTCGACGAGGCACTGGTCCGCGCCGACCTGGCGCCCGAGCAGATTGACCATGTCTTCCTGACAGGCGGGTCCTCGTTGATCCCGGCTGTGCGCCGCCTGTTCGCGCAGCGCTTCGGCGAGGCGCGGCTGGCAAGCGGGGACGAGTTGACCTCGATTGCGCATGGCCTCGCGATGATTGGGCAGTCGGGCGACCTTGCGCAGTGGGCGGCGCGCGACGAGGTCTGA